The Halorhabdus sp. BNX81 genome includes a region encoding these proteins:
- the gyrB gene encoding DNA topoisomerase (ATP-hydrolyzing) subunit B: MSDDNAYGAGQIQVLEGLQAVQKRPAMYIGSTDTRGLHHLVYEVVDNAIDEALAGHCDHIEVTIHDDGSVSVSDDGRGIPIDIHDEYDRPAVEVIMTVLHAGGKFDNKSYQVSGGLHGVGVSVVNALSEKLEVEVSREGGVWKQTFDHGAPADDLTEVSSLDDPDETGTTIRFWPDGEIFETTDFQFSTLANRLRELAFLNSGVEITLADEREGTAETFKYEGGIREFVEYLNETKDPLHDEVVYFEDEDQDIQVEVALQATTELQGSIHAFANNINTREGGTHLTGFKTALTRVVNDYATSNDLLSDLEETLKGEDIREGLTAVISIKHPDPQFEGQTKTKLGNSEVRGVVESAMHQNIGTYFEENPDVAQAIVRKAVEAAKARKAAQKAEELTRRKSALESTALPGKLADCQTKDPSRAELFIAEGDSAGGSAKQARDPDFQAVLPIRGKILNVEKHRLDRILENDQIRNIITALGTGVGDEFDHDELRYEKIIFATDADVDGAHIRTLLLTFFYRHMRPLLEGGNIYAARPPLYRIRYRGETYDAMTDAERDEIIEEKCNGNPTQIQRFKGLGEMNPQQLWDTTMNPENRFLKQITIDDAAAADKMFSVLMGDAVEPRKQFIKEHSPEAEWVDI; this comes from the coding sequence CCACGACGATGGCTCTGTCTCCGTGAGCGACGACGGTCGGGGGATTCCGATCGATATTCACGACGAGTACGACCGGCCGGCCGTCGAAGTCATCATGACGGTGTTACACGCCGGCGGGAAGTTCGACAACAAGTCCTACCAGGTTTCGGGGGGGCTTCACGGCGTCGGCGTCTCGGTCGTCAACGCCCTCTCGGAGAAACTCGAGGTCGAGGTGAGCCGGGAGGGGGGCGTCTGGAAGCAGACCTTCGACCACGGCGCGCCCGCGGACGACCTCACGGAGGTCAGTTCGCTGGACGACCCCGATGAAACGGGCACGACGATCAGGTTTTGGCCCGACGGGGAAATCTTCGAGACGACCGACTTCCAGTTCTCGACGCTCGCGAACCGCCTCCGGGAACTCGCCTTCCTCAACTCCGGGGTCGAGATTACGCTCGCCGACGAGCGCGAGGGGACTGCGGAAACGTTCAAATACGAGGGCGGAATCCGGGAGTTCGTCGAGTACTTGAACGAGACCAAGGACCCGCTACACGACGAGGTTGTGTACTTCGAAGACGAGGACCAGGACATCCAGGTCGAGGTGGCCCTCCAGGCGACCACCGAGTTGCAGGGTTCGATCCACGCCTTCGCGAACAATATCAACACCCGCGAGGGTGGGACTCACCTCACCGGGTTCAAAACCGCGTTGACCCGGGTCGTCAACGATTACGCCACCAGCAACGACCTCCTCTCTGATCTTGAGGAGACACTCAAGGGCGAGGACATCCGAGAGGGACTGACGGCAGTCATCTCGATCAAACACCCCGATCCCCAGTTCGAAGGCCAGACCAAGACCAAACTCGGCAACAGCGAGGTTCGGGGCGTCGTCGAGAGTGCGATGCACCAGAACATCGGGACGTACTTCGAGGAGAACCCCGACGTCGCCCAGGCGATCGTTCGGAAGGCCGTCGAGGCCGCCAAGGCCCGCAAAGCCGCACAGAAAGCCGAGGAACTAACCCGCCGAAAAAGCGCCCTGGAGTCGACGGCGCTGCCGGGCAAGCTGGCCGACTGCCAGACGAAAGATCCCAGCCGGGCGGAGCTGTTTATCGCCGAAGGGGACAGCGCGGGCGGGAGCGCAAAGCAGGCTCGCGATCCCGACTTCCAGGCCGTCCTGCCGATCCGCGGGAAGATCCTCAACGTCGAGAAACACCGTCTCGACCGGATCTTGGAGAACGATCAGATCCGGAATATCATCACCGCGCTGGGTACCGGCGTCGGCGACGAGTTCGACCACGACGAGTTGCGATACGAGAAGATCATCTTCGCCACTGACGCCGACGTCGACGGCGCACATATTCGAACGTTGCTTCTCACGTTCTTCTATCGCCACATGCGACCGTTGCTCGAAGGCGGCAACATCTACGCGGCTCGGCCGCCGCTCTATCGGATCCGGTACCGTGGGGAAACCTACGACGCGATGACGGATGCCGAACGGGACGAGATCATCGAGGAGAAATGCAACGGCAATCCGACACAGATCCAGCGGTTCAAGGGGCTGGGCGAGATGAATCCCCAGCAGCTCTGGGATACGACGATGAACCCGGAGAATCGCTTCCTCAAGCAGATCACCATCGACGACGCCGCGGCCGCCGACAAGATGTTCTCGGTGTTGATGGGTGACGCCGTCGAACCGCGCAAGCAGTTCATCAAAGAGCACTCGCCGGAAGCCGAATGGGTCGACATATGA
- the gyrA gene encoding DNA gyrase subunit A yields the protein MSSDVPEGPDVSADAARVEHVRIEDEMEQSYIDYAMSVIAGRALPDVRDGLKPVHRRILYAMHEMGVSSGSSHRKSSSVVGEVMGDYHPHGDSAIYDTLVRMAQDFSMRYPLIDGQGNFGSMDGDPAAAMRYTEARMAPIAEELLADIEKDTVDFQANYDDRLEEPEVLPSAFPNLLVNGSSGIAVGMSTNIPPHNLGEVIDATIHLIDNPDAEVADLMEYVKGPDFPTGANIVGKNAIHSAYATGRGRLTVRAEYEFEETDSGRPRIVITEIPFQENKARMVERIADDVNEGIIEGVSDLRDESDRNGVRIVIECKRGANVDVVENQLLDHHLESTFGVINLALVDGEPRVLTLKETLEEYVAHRKEVVRRRSEFDLAEAEDRAHILEGRLKALGNVDSVVDLIRDSEDRDEAKAALEETFDFSTEQAQHIVRMQLGSLTSMETAEVEEEYEEVQAEIERLETILNDESELLDVIKDELRAVAEEYDDDRRTSIVEDDGTVTREDLIPEEECLVVVTEDDYIKRMPADRFDAQHRGGKGIIGADPKEGDRVSTVFRANTHDYLLAFTNHGQVYRLRTYEIPEMSRTARGKSAVNLIDFDDGEEITAVVSMDEIDDDECITMVTRQGYVKRTCCSAFENILSTGIIAAKLEDGDELIDAVVTDGDSDLVIATADGMTIRFDETEARQMGRTARGVRGIDLEDGDSVAGLVATDESDEQALLTVTERGYGKRTPLSEYRTQSRYGKGLIDIKTGDRNGSVTAVNAVSDDDHLIVMSAAGQIMRCPVEDVSTVGRNTMGVTIMDVAAEDTVASVDVIPGTVIEDT from the coding sequence ATGAGTTCAGACGTACCAGAAGGTCCGGACGTGAGTGCCGACGCCGCACGCGTCGAACACGTCCGGATCGAAGACGAGATGGAGCAGAGTTACATCGACTACGCGATGAGCGTCATCGCCGGACGCGCCCTCCCGGACGTCCGTGACGGCCTCAAACCCGTCCATCGGCGCATCCTCTATGCGATGCACGAGATGGGTGTCTCCTCGGGGTCGTCTCACCGCAAGTCCTCGTCAGTTGTCGGCGAAGTGATGGGTGACTATCACCCGCATGGGGACAGCGCGATCTACGACACCCTGGTGCGGATGGCCCAGGACTTCTCGATGCGGTACCCGCTGATCGACGGGCAAGGGAACTTCGGGTCGATGGACGGTGACCCGGCCGCAGCGATGCGGTACACTGAGGCCAGGATGGCACCGATCGCCGAGGAACTGCTCGCGGATATCGAGAAAGACACGGTCGACTTCCAGGCTAACTACGACGACCGCCTCGAAGAGCCCGAAGTGTTGCCGTCGGCGTTCCCGAACCTGCTGGTCAACGGTTCCTCCGGGATCGCGGTCGGGATGTCCACGAACATCCCGCCGCACAATCTCGGCGAAGTCATCGACGCGACGATCCACCTGATCGACAATCCCGATGCCGAGGTTGCCGACCTCATGGAGTACGTCAAGGGGCCGGACTTCCCGACCGGCGCGAACATCGTCGGGAAGAACGCGATCCACTCGGCCTACGCCACGGGCCGGGGTCGACTGACCGTTCGCGCCGAGTACGAGTTCGAGGAGACGGATTCGGGCCGCCCCCGGATCGTGATCACGGAGATCCCCTTCCAGGAGAACAAAGCCCGCATGGTCGAGCGGATCGCCGACGACGTCAACGAGGGGATCATCGAGGGCGTCTCGGACCTCCGTGACGAGTCTGACCGCAACGGGGTCCGGATCGTCATCGAGTGCAAGCGCGGGGCGAACGTCGATGTCGTCGAGAACCAACTGCTTGATCACCACCTCGAATCGACTTTTGGCGTCATCAACCTCGCCTTAGTCGACGGCGAGCCCCGCGTGCTCACCTTAAAGGAGACCTTGGAGGAATACGTCGCCCACCGGAAGGAAGTCGTCCGTCGGCGCTCGGAGTTCGACCTCGCGGAAGCCGAGGACCGCGCGCACATCCTCGAAGGCCGACTGAAAGCCCTCGGGAACGTCGACAGCGTCGTCGATCTGATCCGGGACTCCGAAGATCGCGACGAGGCCAAGGCCGCGCTCGAAGAAACGTTCGACTTCTCGACGGAACAGGCCCAGCACATCGTCCGGATGCAACTCGGCAGCCTCACCTCGATGGAAACCGCCGAGGTCGAAGAAGAGTACGAGGAAGTCCAGGCCGAGATCGAACGGTTAGAGACGATCCTGAACGACGAAAGCGAGTTGCTCGACGTCATCAAGGACGAACTCCGGGCCGTCGCCGAGGAGTACGACGACGACCGCCGGACGAGCATCGTCGAGGACGACGGCACGGTCACCCGTGAGGACCTCATCCCGGAAGAGGAGTGTCTGGTCGTCGTCACCGAGGACGACTACATCAAGCGCATGCCTGCGGACCGCTTCGACGCCCAGCACCGCGGCGGAAAGGGTATCATCGGTGCCGATCCCAAGGAGGGCGACCGTGTCTCGACGGTCTTCCGCGCGAACACGCACGACTATCTGCTCGCCTTCACGAACCACGGCCAGGTCTACCGATTACGGACCTACGAGATCCCGGAAATGTCCCGGACTGCGCGCGGGAAATCCGCCGTCAATCTCATCGACTTCGACGACGGTGAAGAGATCACCGCTGTCGTCAGTATGGACGAGATCGACGACGACGAGTGCATCACGATGGTGACCCGCCAGGGATACGTCAAGCGGACCTGCTGTTCGGCGTTCGAGAACATCCTCTCGACGGGCATCATCGCCGCAAAGCTCGAAGACGGCGACGAACTCATCGACGCTGTCGTGACCGACGGTGACAGCGACCTCGTGATCGCCACCGCAGACGGGATGACGATCCGGTTCGACGAGACCGAGGCCCGCCAGATGGGTCGGACGGCCCGTGGGGTCCGGGGGATCGATCTGGAGGACGGCGACAGCGTTGCCGGATTGGTTGCAACCGACGAAAGCGACGAGCAAGCACTGCTGACGGTCACCGAGCGCGGGTACGGCAAGCGAACGCCCCTCTCGGAGTATCGCACGCAATCTCGGTACGGCAAAGGACTCATCGACATCAAGACCGGTGATCGGAATGGGTCGGTCACGGCCGTCAACGCCGTTTCCGACGACGATCACCTGATCGTCATGAGTGCCGCCGGACAGATCATGCGGTGTCCGGTCGAAGACGTCTCGACGGTCGGCCGGAACACGATGGGCGTCACGATCATGGACGTCGCCGCCGAGGACACCGTCGCGAGCGTCGATGTGATTCCAGGGACAGTGATCGAGGACACGTAG
- a CDS encoding DUF211 domain-containing protein translates to MSTIRRLVIDLLKPNEIENVEFARTIADLDGVEGANVSLLESDKDVQNLKITIEGEGIDDGSVTTAVEDLGGTVHSVDEVVCGDRMVEESATHQD, encoded by the coding sequence ATGAGTACGATCAGACGGCTGGTCATCGACCTCCTGAAACCCAACGAGATCGAGAACGTCGAGTTCGCCCGGACGATCGCCGACCTCGACGGCGTCGAGGGGGCGAACGTCTCGCTGCTGGAATCGGACAAGGACGTCCAGAACCTCAAGATCACGATCGAGGGAGAGGGGATCGACGACGGGAGCGTCACGACGGCGGTCGAGGACCTCGGCGGGACGGTTCACTCCGTCGACGAGGTCGTCTGTGGCGATCGCATGGTCGAGGAAAGCGCGACCCACCAGGACTGA
- a CDS encoding VIT1/CCC1 transporter family protein, giving the protein MSSRLADLRELLEDEDVRSISRRYFISNGFDGTLTTIGIIVGSFLGGSQSSMEIVRVVAGGTVGLAASGVWSVWEIERAEKLAELKAVEEKMLTGLEGTELHERKGDARKVNAAMSGLGPTIGMLLPIIPYFFVGVTLSMLWATVIGVLIGVSLLFVFGAYMGNLSEQNWVIAGLRTGLVGLVVGGINIILPG; this is encoded by the coding sequence GTGTCCTCGAGATTGGCCGACCTTCGGGAACTCTTAGAGGACGAGGACGTCCGCTCGATCTCTCGTCGATACTTCATCTCGAACGGCTTCGACGGGACGCTCACCACCATCGGCATCATCGTCGGTTCGTTCCTGGGTGGGAGCCAATCGAGCATGGAGATCGTACGGGTCGTCGCTGGCGGGACCGTCGGGCTGGCCGCCTCCGGCGTCTGGAGCGTCTGGGAGATCGAGCGCGCCGAAAAGCTCGCCGAACTCAAGGCAGTCGAGGAGAAAATGCTCACCGGACTGGAGGGAACGGAACTCCACGAACGGAAAGGCGACGCCCGGAAGGTCAACGCCGCGATGAGCGGCCTCGGCCCGACGATCGGGATGTTGCTCCCGATCATCCCGTATTTTTTCGTCGGCGTCACACTCTCGATGCTGTGGGCGACGGTCATCGGCGTGTTGATCGGCGTCTCCCTCCTGTTCGTCTTCGGGGCGTACATGGGGAACCTCTCGGAGCAGAACTGGGTCATCGCGGGGCTCCGGACCGGCCTCGTGGGTCTCGTCGTCGGCGGCATTAACATCATCCTGCCTGGCTAA
- a CDS encoding PQQ-dependent sugar dehydrogenase, protein MSSHFTRREMLTAGMTAIGGGLAGCSDGSETPTTSETVDASETPSTPSETATTETDEAPSEPEEGALPGSVGVEQIADGFTAPVGVEFLPNDDVLLVADQVGTIHVVSGGTVRDEPLIDLRDRMVDVSGYEERGLLGFALPPDYPADDRLFVRYSAPPQPGTPEGYSHTFALSSFTLDTDALLAAPDTEQRILELPEPQTNHNAGAIEFGPEEHLYVAVGDGGGADDTGNGHVSDWYDANAGGNGQDVTENLLGGILRIDVTDTGDEPYQIPADNPLVGRDGRSEYYAWGLRNPWRMAFHDGELYAADVGQGRFEEVNHVTNGGNYGWNVREGTQCFSPGSSADACPTETPDGEPLLDPVIEYPHSGQPVSGVAVIGGQFYAGESIPGLRDRYLFADWQADGTLFVGTPTEDGLWETTTLPVDDDSFGSLVLAFGRDGAGEIYVCTSDRGQLVGSTGAVCRLTQA, encoded by the coding sequence ATGAGTTCACATTTTACTCGGCGGGAGATGCTCACAGCGGGGATGACAGCGATCGGGGGTGGACTTGCAGGCTGTTCCGATGGATCGGAGACGCCAACTACCAGTGAGACAGTTGACGCCAGCGAGACCCCATCGACCCCGAGCGAAACAGCGACGACTGAGACGGACGAAGCACCGAGTGAACCTGAAGAGGGGGCCCTGCCGGGGAGCGTCGGTGTCGAGCAAATCGCCGACGGATTCACGGCACCTGTCGGTGTCGAGTTCCTGCCGAACGACGACGTGTTGCTCGTTGCCGATCAGGTCGGCACGATCCACGTCGTTTCGGGCGGGACAGTTCGGGACGAACCGCTGATCGACCTCCGGGACCGGATGGTCGACGTCTCGGGCTACGAGGAGCGGGGGCTGCTCGGCTTTGCGTTGCCCCCGGACTATCCCGCGGACGATCGCCTGTTCGTCCGCTACAGTGCCCCACCGCAACCCGGAACCCCTGAGGGGTACTCCCATACGTTTGCTCTCTCGTCGTTTACGCTCGATACGGACGCACTCCTCGCGGCGCCTGATACCGAACAGCGGATCCTCGAACTCCCGGAGCCACAGACAAATCATAACGCCGGTGCGATCGAGTTCGGGCCGGAGGAACACCTCTACGTCGCCGTCGGCGACGGTGGCGGGGCTGACGATACCGGCAACGGGCATGTTTCGGACTGGTACGATGCAAATGCGGGCGGGAACGGACAGGACGTCACCGAGAATCTCCTGGGGGGCATCCTCCGGATCGACGTCACCGACACCGGGGACGAGCCGTATCAGATCCCCGCTGACAACCCGCTCGTTGGCCGGGACGGACGCTCCGAGTACTACGCCTGGGGATTGCGCAACCCCTGGCGGATGGCGTTTCACGACGGCGAGTTGTACGCGGCGGACGTCGGCCAGGGCCGCTTCGAGGAGGTCAACCACGTCACGAACGGCGGGAATTACGGCTGGAACGTCCGTGAGGGAACACAGTGTTTCTCGCCCGGATCGTCGGCCGATGCTTGCCCGACCGAAACCCCGGACGGCGAACCCCTGCTCGATCCGGTTATCGAGTACCCTCACAGCGGGCAGCCGGTCAGCGGCGTCGCGGTCATCGGCGGGCAGTTCTACGCGGGTGAGTCGATTCCTGGGCTTCGTGATCGATACCTCTTCGCCGACTGGCAAGCTGACGGGACCTTGTTCGTCGGCACACCGACGGAGGACGGGCTCTGGGAGACGACGACGCTGCCGGTTGACGATGATAGCTTCGGCTCGCTGGTGCTGGCGTTCGGTCGCGATGGGGCCGGCGAGATCTACGTCTGTACGAGTGACCGGGGCCAGCTAGTCGGTTCGACGGGGGCCGTCTGCCGACTCACACAGGCATAA
- a CDS encoding RNA-binding protein, translated as MNVKSRHHLRADAIDEIEDALADGLDVELDADTYEKVTFEDSDWEVVLVEGEPAVFYVPDDESPDSTDDPFLTVRGANAYPPAENVVTVDAGAISFVSDGADVMRPGIVDADDSIESGDLVVISEENHGKILAVGRARVDGSQMLGDEGKVVDTIHHVGDDLYEFSG; from the coding sequence ATGAACGTCAAATCCCGCCACCACCTTCGGGCCGACGCGATCGACGAGATCGAAGACGCACTCGCCGATGGACTGGACGTCGAACTGGACGCCGACACCTACGAGAAAGTCACCTTCGAGGACAGCGACTGGGAAGTCGTCCTCGTCGAGGGCGAGCCCGCGGTCTTCTACGTTCCCGACGACGAATCGCCGGACAGCACGGACGATCCGTTCCTCACGGTCCGTGGCGCGAACGCGTATCCACCCGCCGAGAACGTCGTCACCGTCGACGCCGGCGCGATTTCGTTTGTCTCCGACGGGGCCGACGTGATGCGGCCCGGCATCGTCGACGCCGACGATTCGATCGAGAGTGGCGATCTGGTCGTCATCAGCGAGGAGAACCACGGCAAGATTCTGGCCGTCGGCCGCGCACGCGTCGACGGGTCACAAATGCTTGGCGACGAAGGAAAGGTCGTCGACACGATCCACCACGTCGGCGACGACCTCTACGAGTTTTCCGGGTGA
- a CDS encoding ribonuclease R family protein, translating into MTAQQDDDQAAAGTPEGQGPVEIDEELARHLENKREELFEKFEIPDGFPPEVLEEANARTEDVGSEIEDEIDERRDLREMTTWTTDPIDAQDFDDAISIEHREDEIVLWVHIADVTHYVNPDTAMWRSAVERANTVYLPGYTVHMLPPILAETVCSLVPNEDRLAHTVEMHLDPENLGYENIEIYKSVIRSDARLTYTEAERLLDEPETAEDVLEDQSVDLAEKTQLVWELADRMHEQRKEDGSLVLNPRRDRAHTIIEECMLKANKAVTHVLMWEQGVEAMYRVHPQPSPEEWNEALQEIQDLDGVSIPGGAWDDPRQAVNATLEEAPKRQLDKIQWAVMKVMPRAKYMNDPFGGHHALNFEIYGHFTSPIRRLSDLINHWIVHTNDVPEDLVALCDRASDKQKDAEQCEREYKKFLEEVGLDPAAVNNRGIEVIDEE; encoded by the coding sequence ATGACCGCCCAGCAGGACGACGACCAGGCCGCCGCGGGCACGCCAGAGGGCCAGGGGCCCGTCGAAATCGACGAGGAACTCGCTCGCCACCTCGAGAACAAACGGGAGGAGCTCTTCGAGAAGTTCGAGATCCCGGACGGATTCCCACCGGAAGTCCTCGAAGAGGCGAACGCGCGAACCGAGGACGTCGGAAGCGAGATCGAAGACGAGATCGACGAGCGCCGCGACCTCCGGGAGATGACGACCTGGACGACCGACCCGATCGACGCCCAGGACTTCGACGACGCCATCTCGATCGAGCACCGCGAGGACGAGATCGTCCTGTGGGTCCACATCGCCGACGTGACCCACTACGTGAATCCTGACACCGCGATGTGGCGTTCGGCCGTCGAACGGGCGAACACCGTCTATCTACCGGGCTACACTGTCCACATGCTGCCGCCGATCCTCGCCGAGACAGTCTGCTCGCTGGTGCCCAACGAGGATCGGCTGGCCCACACCGTCGAGATGCACCTCGACCCCGAGAACCTCGGCTACGAGAACATCGAGATCTACAAGTCCGTCATCCGCAGCGATGCGCGACTGACTTACACTGAGGCCGAGCGGCTGCTCGACGAACCCGAAACGGCCGAAGACGTACTGGAGGACCAGTCGGTCGACCTCGCGGAGAAGACCCAACTTGTGTGGGAACTGGCCGATCGGATGCACGAGCAACGGAAGGAAGACGGGTCGCTCGTGTTGAACCCCCGGCGCGACAGGGCACATACCATCATCGAGGAGTGTATGCTCAAGGCCAACAAGGCCGTCACCCACGTGCTGATGTGGGAGCAGGGTGTCGAAGCGATGTACCGCGTTCACCCACAGCCCAGTCCCGAGGAGTGGAACGAGGCGCTCCAGGAGATCCAGGACCTAGACGGCGTCTCGATCCCGGGCGGGGCCTGGGACGATCCCAGACAGGCTGTCAACGCAACACTTGAGGAGGCCCCAAAACGACAACTCGACAAGATCCAGTGGGCCGTCATGAAAGTGATGCCCCGGGCGAAGTATATGAACGACCCCTTCGGCGGCCACCACGCCCTGAACTTCGAAATCTACGGCCACTTCACGTCGCCGATCCGCCGACTCTCAGACCTCATCAACCACTGGATCGTTCACACCAACGACGTCCCCGAGGATCTGGTCGCGCTGTGTGATCGCGCCAGCGACAAACAAAAAGACGCCGAACAGTGCGAACGGGAGTATAAGAAGTTCCTCGAAGAAGTCGGTCTCGACCCGGCGGCGGTCAACAATCGCGGAATCGAGGTTATCGACGAGGAGTGA
- a CDS encoding phytoene/squalene synthase family protein — protein MTGRSVKTSKAIHRRTGKTFYVATRLLPERVREATYALYAFFRIADDVVDRPDPPDDDTQRQHLEAIRAAAKGDTPPSDVLTETDREVLETFRTLATEADIDPEEIDVFIDAMAQDIDHSRYDTYEELRGYMRGSAAAVGNMMLSVMDPPESEAAKPHARSLAEAFQLTNFVRDVREDICEYDRVYLPAETLDQYGVTEPQLRTGEMSQDVAAVIRTELHRTESLYRHGVAGIRYLPEDCQFAVLLSAVLYADHHQQIRQLDYDVLGGDASLTMTRRLWLVVRTWYHWRRTRDPEAAFYAASAISEDGPASNRPEPQLRPDHVL, from the coding sequence ATGACAGGCCGATCCGTCAAAACAAGCAAGGCGATTCACCGGCGGACCGGGAAGACGTTTTACGTCGCCACCAGATTGCTTCCCGAACGAGTTCGTGAGGCAACGTACGCGCTATACGCGTTTTTCCGGATTGCTGACGATGTGGTCGACCGCCCGGACCCACCTGACGACGATACACAGCGACAGCATCTCGAAGCGATCCGTGCTGCAGCGAAGGGCGACACCCCGCCGTCGGACGTCCTCACGGAAACCGACCGTGAAGTCCTAGAGACGTTCCGGACGCTGGCGACCGAGGCGGACATCGACCCTGAAGAGATCGACGTCTTCATCGATGCGATGGCTCAGGACATCGATCACTCTCGATACGACACCTACGAGGAGTTGCGCGGGTACATGCGCGGCTCCGCGGCTGCCGTCGGGAACATGATGCTGTCGGTCATGGACCCGCCCGAAAGCGAGGCGGCCAAACCCCATGCCAGATCCCTGGCCGAAGCCTTCCAGTTGACGAACTTCGTCAGGGACGTCCGTGAGGACATCTGCGAGTACGACCGGGTGTACCTGCCAGCGGAGACCCTGGACCAATACGGCGTGACGGAGCCACAGCTTCGAACGGGCGAGATGTCCCAGGATGTCGCTGCCGTGATCCGGACCGAACTCCACCGGACGGAGTCGCTGTACCGTCACGGCGTGGCCGGCATCCGGTATCTCCCCGAGGACTGCCAGTTCGCCGTCCTGCTCTCGGCTGTGCTGTATGCGGACCACCATCAACAGATCCGACAGCTCGACTACGATGTGCTCGGTGGAGACGCGTCGCTGACGATGACGAGACGGCTGTGGCTGGTCGTCCGAACCTGGTATCACTGGCGACGAACCCGGGATCCGGAGGCCGCGTTCTACGCAGCCAGCGCCATCTCCGAAGACGGGCCGGCGAGCAACCGACCGGAACCGCAGTTGCGCCCGGACCACGTACTCTAA
- the sepF gene encoding cell division protein SepF, with translation MGLMSKILGGSGSSRRTDDYVELDAGDANTAAQDAETEVRIARIGDKKDVIEIKDAVYDGDIVLADITRHTTQDRKMEHITDELKQVASEVGGDIVQKDDDQLIITPSDVAVNRERLGR, from the coding sequence ATGGGACTAATGAGCAAAATTCTGGGGGGATCAGGTTCCTCTCGCCGGACGGATGATTACGTCGAACTCGACGCCGGTGACGCGAATACAGCCGCCCAGGATGCGGAGACGGAAGTCCGAATCGCTCGAATCGGTGACAAAAAAGACGTCATCGAAATCAAAGACGCCGTCTACGATGGGGACATCGTCCTGGCCGACATCACGCGTCACACGACACAGGATCGAAAGATGGAGCACATCACCGACGAACTCAAGCAGGTCGCAAGCGAAGTCGGCGGCGACATCGTCCAGAAAGACGACGACCAACTCATCATTACTCCGTCCGACGTTGCGGTCAATCGCGAGCGACTCGGCCGGTAG
- a CDS encoding DUF5611 family protein has product MREYKMRRGEYLEDRVPDMRETVEEYFGPISGTEPYNDTELYIVEDPDNPVFERVTVGTVPYGSKKDKLALDIEERPAEEVIAEGHVDAAEDAVNVKNDFLEMATGRDAKSRRDSMKRSVEDDADAPDSV; this is encoded by the coding sequence ATGCGCGAGTACAAGATGCGGCGCGGCGAGTATCTCGAAGACAGGGTTCCGGACATGCGAGAGACGGTCGAAGAGTACTTCGGCCCCATCTCGGGAACGGAACCGTACAACGATACTGAACTATACATCGTCGAGGATCCGGACAACCCGGTGTTCGAGCGCGTTACCGTCGGGACTGTTCCGTACGGGAGCAAAAAGGACAAACTCGCCCTCGATATCGAAGAGCGGCCTGCGGAGGAGGTTATCGCTGAAGGGCACGTCGACGCCGCCGAGGACGCGGTCAACGTCAAAAACGACTTTCTGGAGATGGCGACGGGCCGGGACGCCAAATCCCGTCGCGATTCGATGAAGCGATCGGTCGAAGACGACGCGGATGCGCCTGACTCGGTCTGA
- a CDS encoding DUF6432 family protein, with translation MQAKPEYRDRDETDVAVLDALAERGEDGMTVFELRSSVDVDIDQLETALSKLKADDLIEATDEGEQTRIAPDSDVIGPESDDDTDTFVDRIRERFSL, from the coding sequence ATGCAAGCGAAGCCGGAGTATCGTGACCGGGATGAGACGGACGTGGCGGTGCTCGATGCCCTGGCCGAACGTGGCGAAGATGGCATGACCGTCTTCGAGTTGCGATCGTCCGTCGACGTCGATATCGACCAACTCGAGACGGCGCTGTCGAAGCTCAAAGCTGACGACCTCATCGAAGCGACCGACGAGGGCGAACAGACACGGATCGCTCCGGATAGCGACGTCATCGGTCCCGAAAGTGACGACGACACCGACACGTTCGTCGATCGAATCCGAGAGCGATTTTCCCTGTAA